The following are encoded together in the Conger conger chromosome 11, fConCon1.1, whole genome shotgun sequence genome:
- the neff1 gene encoding low molecular weight neuronal intermediate filament gives MSYSSDMYSGSSYRKIFGDAPRVSGRVSSSPSRLSAGYRSQHRSYGQSPMLSSSYRSKVSAGRSFSSMTDTSIDLSQSTAVTNELKIIRTNEKEQLQGLNDRFVTFIEKVHNLEQQNKVLEAEVTLLRQRSTEPSRLHDLYEQEIRELRARVEELTHEKSQMHLDCAQMNDTLDRLKEKLEEETRLREEAENTLKAYRKDVDDATLSRLELEKKVESLLDEIAFLRKVHEEELQELQASLQASQIQVEMDMTKPDLSVALKDIRVQYEALSAKNQQQAEDWYRSKFASVTEAAARNSDAVKQTKEELTEYRRQVQARTLEIESLRGHNEALERQLAEMEDRHGAEVTDLQETIQQLETALRSTKGEMSRHLREYQDLLNVKMALDIEIAAYRKLLEGEECRLSTVGGAMLQAGYSSFSYTAGRSYQLSASAPYRRVGAKPEEPEEEEEEEKEEEEEEEEAGEEGEEGEEGDEEEGEEEEDEEEGEEEEEEEQPQKKKDDEKDKKKEAAPSKTSKS, from the exons ATGAGTTACTCCAGCGACATGTACTCCGGCAGTTCGTATCGGAAGATTTTTGGGGACGCGCCTCGGGTCTCAGGTCGTGTAAGCAGTAGCCCATCTCGTCTCTCGGCTGGGTACCGCTCACAGCATCGCAGCTACGGCCAGTCGCCAATGCTGTCCTCCAGCTACCGGAGCAAGGTGAGTGCCGGCCGCAGCTTCTCGTCCATGACCGACACCAGCATCGACCTGTCCCAGTCCACCGCCGTCACCAACGAGCTGAAAATCATCCGCACCAACGAGAAGGAGCAGCTCCAAGGCCTTAATGACCGCTTCGTCACCTTCATCGAGAAGGTGCACAATCTGGAGCAGCAGAACAAGGTGCTGGAAGCCGAGGTTACCTTGCTGCGTCAGCGCAGCACCGAGCCCTCGCGTCTGCACGACCTGTACGAGCAGGAGATCCGCGAACTCCGGGCGCGGGTGGAGGAACTGACCCACGAGAAGAGTCAGATGCACCTGGACTGCGCCCAGATGAACGACACGCTGGACCGCCTGAAGGAGAAGCTGGAAGAGGAGACTCGACTCCGGGAGGAGGCGGAGAACACCCTGAAGGCGTACCGCAAGGACGTGGACGACGCGACTCTGTCGCGACTGGAGCTGGAGAAGAAAGTTGAGTCGCTGCTGGATGAGATCGCTTTCCTCAGGAAGGTGCACgaggaggagctgcaggagtTGCAGGCATCGTTGCAAGCCTCGCAG ATCCAGGTGGAGATGGACATGACGAAGCCGGACCTGTCTGTGGCGCTGAAGGACATCCGGGTGCAGTACGAGGCTCTGTCCGCCAAGAACCAGCAGCAGGCGGAGGACTGGTACCGGTCCAAGTTCGCCAGCGTGACCGAGGCGGCTGCCCGGAACTCCGACGCCGTCAAGCAGACCAAGGAGGAGCTGACCGAGTACCGTCGCCAGGTGCAGGCTCGCACCCTGGAGATCGAGTCCCTGCGGGGCCACAACGAGGCTCTGGAGCGCCAGCTCGCCGAGATGGAGGACCGCCACGGTGCTGAGGTCACAGACCTGCAG GAAACCATCCAGCAGCTGGAGACCGCCCTGCGCAGCACTAAGGGGGAGATGTCTCGCCACCTGCGTGAGTACCAGGACCTGCTCAACGTCAAGATGGCCCTGGACATCGAGATCGCCGCCTACAG GAAGTTGCTGGAGGGAGAGGAGTGTCGTTTGAGCACAGTGGGCGGGGCTATGCTGCAGGCCGGTTACTCTAGTTTCTCCTACACTGCGGGGCGCTCATACCAGCTGAGCgccagcgccccctacaggaggGTGGGTGCAAAACCTGAGGagcctgaggaggaggaggaggaagagaaggaggaagaggaggaagaggaagaagcaggagaggagggagaagagggagaagagggggatgaggaggaaggagaggaggaagaagatgaagaggagggtgaggaggaggaagaggaggagcaaccacagaagaagaaggatGACGAGAAGGACAAGAAGAAGGAAGCTGCTCCCAGCAAGACCAGCAAGAGCTAA